Proteins from a genomic interval of bacterium:
- a CDS encoding Ldh family oxidoreductase: MNVVNTDSVQVNRESLERFCRSVFQSLGLSEYDAKATSAVLVAADARGIPSHGVGRLWRYVNGLKTGLMVPDASVETLMETPSSLVVHAHGAMGAPVSVMTMERIIGKAKTTGAAFGCVRDSNHFGIAGYYAMMALSGDMLGVAMTNTAALGVPTFGRQVMFGTNPLAFAAPAERERAFVLDMSTTVVTRGKIEVYDRLGKELPSGWAVDKKGRTAHDTRTTLDDMFYRVGGGILPLGGEGEEFGGHKGYGLAVMVDILCSVLCGAPFGTDLADTETSSARVSHFFGAIRIDTFRDPADFRRDMDIMLERLRKCPPAEGAERVWFAGQKEFEKEEECTRLGVPVLRETFDEICATGKEYGIEPPMVL, from the coding sequence ATGAATGTGGTGAATACTGACTCCGTACAAGTAAATCGCGAGTCGCTTGAACGGTTCTGTCGCAGCGTGTTTCAGTCTCTCGGCCTGTCTGAATATGATGCGAAAGCCACATCCGCTGTACTCGTTGCCGCCGATGCGCGGGGGATTCCGTCTCACGGTGTCGGGCGGTTGTGGCGGTATGTGAACGGCCTCAAAACCGGTCTCATGGTTCCCGATGCATCGGTCGAGACGCTCATGGAGACGCCCTCATCGCTCGTAGTTCATGCTCATGGCGCCATGGGTGCTCCGGTCAGTGTCATGACCATGGAGCGGATAATCGGCAAGGCGAAAACCACCGGTGCCGCTTTCGGGTGTGTCCGCGACTCGAACCATTTCGGTATCGCGGGATATTATGCAATGATGGCGCTTTCCGGCGATATGCTCGGAGTTGCCATGACCAATACGGCAGCCCTCGGCGTCCCCACATTCGGCCGTCAGGTGATGTTCGGCACCAATCCGCTTGCGTTTGCGGCGCCCGCGGAAAGGGAACGTGCCTTTGTGCTCGATATGTCGACCACCGTGGTTACAAGGGGGAAAATCGAGGTCTACGACCGTCTCGGAAAGGAACTGCCGTCGGGATGGGCTGTGGACAAAAAAGGCCGTACCGCCCATGACACACGGACTACGCTCGATGACATGTTCTACCGTGTCGGCGGAGGAATACTGCCGCTCGGAGGCGAGGGAGAGGAATTCGGCGGTCACAAGGGATACGGACTTGCGGTTATGGTCGATATCCTCTGTTCGGTGCTGTGCGGCGCTCCTTTCGGAACCGATCTCGCCGATACGGAGACATCGTCCGCCCGGGTCAGCCATTTCTTCGGCGCCATAAGGATCGACACATTCCGTGATCCCGCGGATTTCCGCCGTGACATGGACATCATGCTCGAACGGCTGAGGAAATGCCCCCCTGCCGAGGGCGCCGAACGGGTCTGGTTCGCCGGGCAGAAGGAATTCGAGAAAGAAGAGGAGTGCACGAGACTCGGTGTTCCGGTACTGAGGGAAACCTTCGACGAGATATGTGCAACAGGGAAAGAATACGGTATAGAGCCGCCCATGGTACTGTGA
- a CDS encoding PaaI family thioesterase — MEEQTDIIDLIRKKDTFALKLGMEIIEAKDGCSHVTMPLDESTANAVGNVHGGAIFSVADYAFATACNSEGILSVAIEASIQYMAPCPSQGRLEAKGKKIRETRRLGFYRIEIFDANGDLIAVMQAVAYKKG; from the coding sequence ATGGAAGAACAAACCGATATAATCGACCTGATCCGCAAAAAAGACACCTTCGCCCTTAAACTCGGCATGGAGATTATCGAGGCTAAGGACGGATGTTCCCATGTGACCATGCCGCTCGATGAGAGCACCGCAAACGCTGTCGGCAACGTTCACGGCGGCGCTATCTTTTCTGTTGCCGATTATGCTTTTGCCACCGCATGTAACTCCGAAGGCATTCTCTCGGTGGCAATCGAGGCAAGCATACAGTATATGGCGCCCTGTCCTTCGCAGGGACGGCTCGAAGCAAAAGGGAAAAAAATACGCGAAACGAGACGTCTCGGATTCTACCGCATCGAGATTTTTGATGCTAACGGGGATCTGATCGCGGTCATGCAGGCGGTCGCGTATAAAAAAGGATGA
- a CDS encoding HAD family hydrolase, with the protein MSDPQAPLKDLQPNHEFLIAIDSDGCVFDSMEIKQKECFIPNNIKYWNLQPVSKYARTASEFVNLYSKWRGENRFPALLKVFDLLVDWSEVQKRKVEIPVAQPLRDWVARETKLGNPTLRAEVERTGDPVLKQTLAWSNAVNASVEDIVKGVPPFPLVRESLEKITKWADILVCSGTPGEALAREWEENNIDEFPRVIAGQEMGKKKDHLRLVAGKYPQGHVIMIGDAFGDLKAAKANDLLFYPINPGHEEDSWELFYNVVADKFRNGGYTADYEAQFIAEFDKLLPEIPPWKK; encoded by the coding sequence ATGTCCGATCCACAGGCCCCGTTGAAAGACCTGCAACCGAACCATGAATTTCTCATCGCCATCGATTCGGACGGCTGCGTGTTCGATTCGATGGAAATCAAGCAGAAGGAATGCTTCATCCCGAACAACATAAAATACTGGAATCTCCAGCCGGTATCGAAGTATGCCCGTACCGCATCGGAATTTGTCAACCTCTATTCGAAATGGCGCGGTGAAAACCGTTTCCCTGCCCTGCTCAAGGTTTTCGATCTGCTCGTCGACTGGTCCGAGGTGCAGAAACGCAAAGTCGAAATCCCGGTCGCTCAGCCGCTCCGTGACTGGGTCGCCCGTGAGACAAAGCTTGGCAATCCAACACTCAGGGCCGAAGTCGAGCGTACCGGCGACCCCGTCCTCAAGCAGACCCTGGCATGGAGCAATGCGGTCAACGCTTCGGTCGAGGACATCGTCAAGGGTGTTCCGCCATTCCCCCTCGTCCGTGAGAGCCTCGAAAAAATCACGAAATGGGCGGATATTCTCGTCTGCTCGGGAACACCTGGAGAAGCGCTCGCCCGTGAGTGGGAGGAAAACAACATCGACGAATTTCCCCGCGTTATCGCCGGACAGGAGATGGGTAAGAAAAAGGATCATCTCCGGCTCGTCGCGGGCAAGTATCCTCAAGGTCATGTCATCATGATAGGCGATGCATTCGGCGACCTGAAAGCGGCGAAGGCAAATGACCTCCTGTTTTACCCCATCAATCCGGGACATGAGGAAGACTCGTGGGAACTGTTTTACAATGTGGTTGCCGATAAATTCCGCAACGGCGGATATACGGCTGATTACGAAGCACAATTCATTGCGGAATTCGACAAACTCCTACCCGAAATCCCGCCCTGGAAAAAATAG
- a CDS encoding Nramp family divalent metal transporter: MPHDFSVLSPIRRIWLVMLSVGPGIFCIGYTIGTGSVTSMAKAGSQFGMELTWVLFLSCLFSWVLMEAYGRLAVITGETSMHGFRNGLRFGKPLAIITMTGVIIAQWNSLTGILGLCSTALYEGLNIFIPGLTLPRYGTVLGIAIVVILIMYAFLWVGRYSFFEKILVFFVTLMGLSFIISMVVVFPSPKEIAAGFIPRIPGAEGGKLMVAAFVGTTMAAPTFVVRPLLMKGKGWTAANSRDQSRDALISALLMFVISASIMVAATGALFHRGHAIEKVLDMVYTLEPIAGKYAVGIFLVGTLSAGLSSVFPILMVAPLLIGDYRAGTLDTRSRLFRILTGIACLFGLTVPIFGANPIAAQIATQVAGVFVLPVVIFGIIVLVNRRDTMGEHRAGILLNTGLAASFIFSCIISYTGIRALTEFFGG, encoded by the coding sequence ATGCCTCATGACTTTTCCGTACTATCACCAATCAGGCGCATCTGGCTTGTCATGCTTTCGGTAGGACCCGGTATATTCTGCATCGGGTATACCATCGGAACGGGGAGCGTCACCTCCATGGCCAAGGCTGGATCGCAGTTCGGAATGGAGCTCACCTGGGTGCTCTTTCTGAGCTGCCTGTTCTCGTGGGTGCTCATGGAAGCTTACGGCAGGCTTGCCGTCATCACCGGCGAAACATCGATGCATGGTTTCAGGAACGGCCTGAGGTTCGGAAAACCGCTCGCGATAATCACCATGACCGGAGTGATCATCGCCCAGTGGAACTCACTCACCGGCATACTCGGATTGTGCTCGACAGCTCTTTACGAGGGGCTTAACATCTTCATCCCCGGTCTTACCCTTCCACGGTATGGTACTGTTCTCGGCATCGCCATCGTCGTTATCCTGATCATGTATGCCTTTCTCTGGGTCGGCAGATATTCGTTTTTCGAGAAGATTCTCGTGTTTTTCGTCACGCTCATGGGACTGTCATTCATCATTTCCATGGTGGTCGTTTTCCCTTCACCGAAAGAGATTGCCGCAGGTTTTATCCCCCGGATACCGGGCGCCGAGGGCGGAAAGCTCATGGTCGCGGCGTTTGTCGGCACGACGATGGCGGCTCCGACATTCGTTGTCCGCCCCCTCCTCATGAAAGGCAAGGGATGGACAGCAGCAAACTCCCGCGACCAGAGCAGGGACGCTCTTATCTCCGCCTTGCTCATGTTCGTCATCAGCGCCTCGATCATGGTAGCCGCTACCGGGGCGCTGTTTCATCGCGGGCACGCCATCGAGAAAGTCCTCGACATGGTGTATACGCTCGAACCGATAGCGGGAAAATACGCGGTCGGAATCTTCCTTGTCGGCACACTGAGCGCCGGTCTGTCCTCCGTGTTCCCCATACTCATGGTGGCTCCGCTCCTTATCGGCGATTATCGCGCAGGCACCCTCGACACGCGATCACGGCTTTTCCGTATCCTCACCGGGATTGCGTGCCTGTTCGGGCTTACCGTTCCCATCTTCGGCGCCAACCCGATCGCAGCACAGATAGCGACACAGGTCGCCGGTGTTTTTGTCCTGCCCGTGGTCATTTTCGGTATCATCGTGCTCGTCAACCGCAGAGATACCATGGGTGAACACCGTGCCGGGATACTGCTCAACACCGGTCTTGCGGCGTCGTTCATTTTTTCGTGTATCATCTCGTATACCGGCATACGTGCGCTCACGGAGTTTTTCGGCGGATAA
- a CDS encoding alpha-L-fucosidase, protein MAGKDTKMGNVSRQWKLSRRSFLKSAAGSAIAAGLSSYIPTGCAKEIPIKPFEATWESLDTHRCPGWFNDAKLGMYFHWGICSVPAWAPRKEGISYAEWYWYNMNDRENPTWQYHRDTYGEHFTYDDFIPLFKAGHYNPEKWVAFAKSAGVQYIFVNAKHHDGFCLWPTRYTNRNAMRMGPKRDLIGPLIKAARKENLKVGFYYSFYEWYNPLYTGKPFPYAGLITVNNYVDDFMVPQVHELIELYHPDFLYFDGEWDQPPEFWKSRELVAHYYNQAGRRGQDVLVNDRFGKDSRGHHGDVYNVEYHYGTETEGLLTHKWSYWRGVGNTFGYNRDMNPEDCLTVRELIHMVVNGVSKNGNFDINVGPTADGLISDVEREPLLALGRWLRVNGEAIYGTRVWNTTEEGDIRFTAKGEYVYAIFLKWQGEKFLIRSVRAAAGSEITMLGIPGNLAWNQDENGLTIEFPLSKSRPSECAYAWAFKIRVS, encoded by the coding sequence ATGGCAGGAAAAGACACGAAAATGGGTAATGTATCTCGACAGTGGAAGCTCTCACGGCGTTCGTTTCTGAAATCGGCGGCGGGAAGCGCCATCGCGGCAGGGCTGAGCAGCTATATTCCAACCGGATGCGCAAAAGAAATTCCCATAAAGCCCTTTGAAGCGACATGGGAATCCCTCGATACACACCGGTGTCCCGGATGGTTCAATGACGCGAAACTGGGAATGTATTTCCACTGGGGCATCTGCTCGGTACCCGCCTGGGCGCCGAGAAAAGAAGGGATTTCCTATGCCGAGTGGTACTGGTACAACATGAACGACAGGGAAAACCCGACATGGCAGTACCACCGCGACACCTACGGCGAGCATTTCACCTACGATGACTTCATTCCCCTCTTCAAAGCCGGACACTATAATCCGGAGAAATGGGTGGCATTTGCGAAAAGCGCGGGAGTACAGTATATCTTCGTGAACGCCAAACACCATGATGGATTCTGTCTCTGGCCGACACGGTACACCAACCGCAATGCCATGAGAATGGGCCCCAAACGCGATCTCATCGGCCCCCTTATCAAGGCGGCACGGAAGGAAAACCTGAAAGTCGGATTTTACTACTCGTTCTATGAATGGTACAATCCCCTTTATACGGGCAAACCATTCCCGTACGCAGGCCTGATAACGGTCAACAACTATGTCGACGATTTCATGGTCCCGCAGGTACATGAGCTCATCGAGCTCTATCATCCCGATTTTCTCTATTTCGACGGCGAATGGGATCAGCCGCCCGAGTTCTGGAAAAGCAGAGAGCTTGTGGCACATTACTACAACCAGGCAGGCAGGCGCGGACAGGATGTCCTCGTCAACGACCGGTTCGGGAAAGATTCGAGGGGGCATCACGGCGACGTGTACAATGTCGAGTACCATTACGGCACGGAAACTGAGGGGCTGCTGACCCACAAGTGGTCATACTGGCGCGGAGTCGGCAACACCTTCGGCTATAACAGGGACATGAATCCCGAAGACTGCCTCACCGTCAGGGAGCTCATCCATATGGTGGTCAACGGCGTCAGTAAAAACGGCAACTTCGACATCAACGTGGGACCCACCGCCGACGGTCTGATATCGGATGTCGAGCGTGAACCGCTCCTCGCGCTGGGCAGATGGCTCAGGGTCAATGGTGAGGCAATATACGGCACTCGCGTCTGGAATACTACCGAAGAGGGCGATATACGGTTTACCGCGAAAGGGGAGTATGTCTATGCCATCTTTCTGAAATGGCAGGGCGAGAAATTCCTCATCAGATCGGTGCGCGCAGCCGCGGGATCGGAGATAACCATGCTCGGCATCCCCGGGAACCTCGCGTGGAATCAGGATGAAAACGGCCTCACGATCGAGTTTCCCCTGTCAAAATCGAGGCCCTCGGAATGCGCCTATGCATGGGCATTCAAAATCAGGGTGAGTTGA
- a CDS encoding type II toxin-antitoxin system HicB family antitoxin: MLSNYTAKYTRIESGYMEQLVEWPEVVTEGKTLCKCRSMLKDALSEMILAYRHQGKEIPIKTQLS; this comes from the coding sequence ATATTGAGCAACTATACGGCAAAATACACCAGAATAGAATCCGGATATATGGAGCAGCTGGTTGAATGGCCGGAAGTGGTTACTGAAGGAAAAACCTTATGTAAATGCCGGTCGATGCTCAAAGATGCTCTTAGTGAAATGATATTGGCATACAGGCATCAAGGGAAAGAAATTCCGATAAAAACACAGCTCTCATAA